From the Lathyrus oleraceus cultivar Zhongwan6 chromosome 4, CAAS_Psat_ZW6_1.0, whole genome shotgun sequence genome, one window contains:
- the LOC127135544 gene encoding U11/U12 small nuclear ribonucleoprotein 31 kDa protein: protein MSSKKKHKRKHSDSDEDDDVFYYRYCASSSTPNTTTGTTSSNQPQSKPNNKGSSIGGTGEPLAPSKSTLYVSNLDYSLTNSDLHTLFSTFGRIARVTVLKDRHTRLSRGVAFVQFVSRNDAQRAVAEMNKKILNGRTLTASIAADNGRAPEFIRKRVYNTETALCYECGGHGHLSYECPKNQLGPRPRPQPKKPRRGFSGLRDRDGEEEGDEEEEEGGQIAAEQFDDNWASVVDDEAGERLLGRNRNDDEGLDNNKTKKKGKKAGYFSDESDHDDDD, encoded by the coding sequence ATGTCAAGCAAGAAGAAACACAAACGAAAACACAGCGACAGCGATGAAGACGACGACGTTTTCTACTACCGCTACTGCGCTTCGTCCTCAACCCCCAACACCACCACCGGCACCACATCCAGTAATCAACCCCAATCAAAACCGAACAACAAAGGATCATCAATAGGAGGAACAGGTGAACCCTTAGCACCATCAAAATCGACGCTATACGTTTCTAATCTAGATTACTCCCTAACAAACTCCGATCTCCATACGCTCTTCTCTACTTTCGGCCGCATCGCGCGTGTAACCGTTCTCAAAGACCGTCACACGCGCCTAAGCCGCGGTGTCGCGTTTGTCCAATTCGTTTCTCGTAATGACGCCCAACGCGCCGTGGCGGAGATGAATAAGAAGATTCTCAATGGAAGGACTCTAACTGCTTCTATTGCTGCTGATAATGGACGTGCTCCGGAGTTTATTCGGAAGCGCGTGTACAATACTGAGACTGCTTTGTGTTATGAGTGTGGGGGGCATGGTCATTTGTCGTATGAGTGTCCTAAGAATCAGTTGGGGCCGAGGCCGCGGCCTCAGCCTAAGAAGCCGCGACGGGGATTTAGTGGGCTGAGGGATAGGGATGGGGAGGAGGAAGGTgatgaggaggaggaggagggtGGTCAGATTGCTGCGGAGCAGTTTGACGATAATTGGGCTTCTGTTGTGGATGATGAAGCGGGTGAAAGGTTGCTGGGGAGAAACAGAAATGATGATGAGGGTTTGGACAACAACAAGACgaagaagaaagggaagaaaGCTGGGTATTTCAGTGATGAGAgtgatcatgatgatgatgattga
- the LOC127137480 gene encoding U11/U12 small nuclear ribonucleoprotein 31 kDa protein-like, which yields MNKKILNGRTLTASIAADNGRALEFIQKHVYNTETALFYECGGHGHLSYECPKNQLGPRPRPQPKKPRGGFSGLRDRDGEEEGDEEEEEGGQIAAEQFDDNWASVVDDEAGERLLGRNRNDDEGLDNNKTKKKGKKVGYFSDESDHDDDD from the coding sequence ATGAATAAGAAGATTCTCAATGGAAGGACTCTAACTGCTTCTATTGCTGCTGATAATGGACGTGCTTTGGAGTTTATTCAGAAGCACGTGTACAATACTGAGACTGCTTTGTTTTATGAGTGTGGGGGGCATGGTCATTTGTCGTATGAGTGTCCTAAGAATCAATTGGGGCCGAGGCCGCGGCCTCAGCCTAAGAAGCCGCGAGGGGGATTTAGTGGGCTGAGGGATAGGGATGGGGAGGAGGAAGGTgatgaggaggaggaggagggtGGTCAGATTGCTGCGGAGCAGTTTGACGATAATTGGGCTTCTGTTGTGGATGATGAAGCGGGTGAAAGGTTGCTGGGGAGAAACAGAAATGATGATGAGGGTTTGGACAACAACAAGACgaagaagaaagggaagaaaGTTGGGTATTTCAGTGATGAGAgtgatcatgatgatgatgattga
- the LOC127135545 gene encoding U11/U12 small nuclear ribonucleoprotein 31 kDa protein has protein sequence MSSKKKHKRKHSDSDEDDDVFYYRYCASSSTPNTTTGTTSSNQPQSKPNNKGSSIGGTGEPLAPSKSTLYVSNLDYSLTNSDLHTLFSTFGRIARVTVLKDRHTRLSRGVAFVQFVSRNDAQRAVAEMNKKILNGRTLTASIAADNGRAPEFIRKRVYNTETALCYECGGHGHLSYECPKNQLGPRPRPQPKKPRRGFSGLRDRDGEEEGDEEEEEGGQIAAEQFDDNWASVVDDEAGERLLGRNRNDDEGLDNNKTKKKGKKAGYFSDESDHDDDD, from the coding sequence ACGACGACGTTTTCTACTACCGCTACTGCGCTTCGTCCTCAACCCCCAACACCACCACCGGCACCACATCCAGTAATCAACCCCAATCAAAACCGAACAACAAAGGATCATCAATAGGAGGAACAGGTGAACCCTTAGCACCATCAAAATCGACGCTATACGTTTCTAATCTAGATTACTCCCTAACAAACTCCGATCTCCATACGCTCTTCTCTACTTTCGGCCGCATCGCGCGTGTAACCGTTCTCAAAGACCGTCACACGCGCCTAAGCCGCGGTGTCGCGTTTGTCCAATTCGTTTCTCGTAATGACGCCCAACGCGCCGTGGCGGAGATGAATAAGAAGATTCTCAATGGAAGGACTCTAACTGCTTCTATTGCTGCTGATAATGGACGTGCTCCGGAGTTTATTCGGAAGCGCGTGTACAATACTGAGACTGCTTTGTGTTATGAGTGTGGGGGGCATGGTCATTTGTCGTATGAGTGTCCTAAGAATCAGTTGGGGCCGAGGCCGCGGCCTCAGCCTAAGAAGCCGCGACGGGGATTTAGTGGGCTGAGGGATAGGGATGGGGAGGAGGAAGGTgatgaggaggaggaggagggtGGTCAGATTGCTGCGGAGCAGTTTGACGATAATTGGGCTTCTGTTGTGGATGATGAAGCGGGTGAAAGGTTGCTGGGGAGAAACAGAAATGATGATGAGGGTTTGGACAACAACAAGACgaagaagaaagggaagaaaGCTGGGTATTTCAGTGATGAGAgtgatcatgatgatgatgattga